A part of Haemorhous mexicanus isolate bHaeMex1 chromosome 25, bHaeMex1.pri, whole genome shotgun sequence genomic DNA contains:
- the ELK4 gene encoding ETS domain-containing protein Elk-4 has product MDSAITLWQFLLQLLQEPQNKNIICWTSNDGEFKLLQAEEVARLWGIRKNKPSMNYDKLSRALRYYYVKNIIKKVNGKKFVYKFVSYPEILNMDPLVVGRLEGDPEMPGFGEVTSTPKDVENCGKEKSQSCAKSSSRNDYIHSGLYSSFTLNSLNSSSVKLFRSIKIENPAEKLTEKKPQDPTPSVIKFVTVPSKKPPSAPLVSTTSAVAVTSTASATPAVSSSLPLGSEETLQSLETLVLPKLTVPEAPPAPLPNLSTSFTPTPPMSSVSPGLQVPSTPPSPPLSSNPDLDIDTDIESVASQQLEQAQSLQQQSPEPKEQQDSAGLEKEFANHLSRSKKPKGLELAPTLVITGSDPSPLGILSPSLPTASLTPALFSQTPILLTPSPLLSSIHFWSTLSPVAPLSPARLQGANTLFQFPSVLNSHGPFTLSGLDGPSTPGPFSPDLQKT; this is encoded by the exons ATGGACAGTGCCATCACCCTGTGGCagttcctcctccagctgctccaagaGCCCCAGAACAAGAACATCATCTGCTGGACCTCCAACGACGGGGAGTtcaagctgctgcaggcagaggaggtgGCCAGGCTCTGGGGGATCCGCAAGAACAAGCCCAGCATGAACTATGATAAACTCAGCCGGGCGCTGCGCTACTACTACGTGAAG AATATCATTAAGAAGGTGAATGGGAAGAAGTTTGTGTACAAATTCGTGTCCTACCCAGAGATCCTGAACATGGATCCGCTGGTGGTGGGCCGGCTCGAGGGGGACCCCGAGATGCCCGGCTTTGGGGAggtcaccagcacccccaaggaCGTGGAAAACTGTGGCAAGGAGAAATCCCAGTCCTGTGCTAAGTCCTCCAGCCGGAACGACTACATCCACTCAGGCCTGTACTCCTCCTTCACCCTCAACTCCCTCAACTCCTCCAGCGTGAAGCTCTTCAGGTCCATCAAGATCGAGAACCCGGCCGAGAAGCTGACGGAGAAGAAACCTCAGGACCCCACCCCTTCTGTCATCAAGTTTGTCACCGTGCCCTCCAAAAAGCCACCCTCTGCCCCCCTGGTCTCCACCACTTCAGCGGTGGCCGTCACCTCCACGGCTTCTGCCACCCCTGCCGTGTCCTCCTCGCTTCCCCTGGGCTCTGAGGAGactctgcagagcctggagaCCCTCGTCCTGCCCAAGCTGACCGTCCCTGAAGCTCCTCCAGCACCTTTGCCAAACTTGAGCACCAGCTTCACGCCCACGCCCCCCATGTCCTCGGTGTCCCCCGGCCTCCAGGTGCCCTCCACGCCCCCCTCGCCGCCCCTGAGCTCCAACCCCGACCTGGACATTGACACAGACATCGAATCTGTggcttcccagcagctggagcaggcccAGAGCCTCCAGCAGCAATCCCCAGAgcccaaagagcagcaggattcagctgggctggagaaggaatttGCCAATCACCTCTCCAGATCGAAAAAACCcaaagggctggagctggctccCACTCTGGTCATCACAGGCAGTGATCCCAGTCCTCTGGGCATCCTGAGTCCTTCTCTCCCCACTGCTTCTCTCACTCCAGCACTTTTCTCTCAG ACTCCCATCCTGCTGactcccagccctctgctctccagcatccACTTCTGGAGCACCCTGAGCCCTGTGGCTCCTCTCAGCCCTGCCCGGTTGCAAGGTGCTAACACCCTCTTCCAG TTTCCATCTGTGCTGAACAGTCATGGCCCATTTACCCTGTCTGGACTGGATGGACCCTCCACCCCCGGCCCCTTTTCCCCGGATTTGCAGAAGACATAG